The Parabacteroides sp. AD58 genome includes a window with the following:
- a CDS encoding DUF6383 domain-containing protein yields the protein MNKKVLTLCAGFLLAGSAFTTVDAETLADAAKVENGYFTVYVNNSKSIKDDANIGGSGILLGDGAAKQASDEEKKDLANIWKVQTVTSNGTTLGYKLINAKSNAALSVKVGDITYDTFEGNDEALWFNVASQLGYFGKADKASAAASTNDANSVWRYNLQQINPEDVNADDLNELYNSIGFNMIVNSVKEEKQATIKNLFATSGRVLALEVSADVKSPNNATDGAAYPDGTYFVTSTPTGKTWAEICKITDATEKNNAQYAFLEACTFIAVNSVENDINSKADREAGAGFQLTTVLGRDLQKYQGTVAAKQPTGRDIAVANACFSVKKDVNDKYAIGLETFWFNKAKAADIQDNDAQISKPGYWLNVTEKVGEDNDDKYLTTEGATAKYIFSMKDLATTSVYSWLKNEKKMSVYNIQFVSDNDDINGKYLFVPAYGNKAYAKGVKFTDINMPETQFIVTDVDADNNTVTFTNRANRAMNEAVKIYAEADGTYTIALENKNGEFAPLNVLNNGDIKAQADVKLHGLRVKITPVESVDYYYGAWNVDNGEEVTLLFARDNTPTSNKLYVKHPGYNGSNLDISETLKVTNEVAGTLQFALKKSNKPVVKTYGYTYYLGETDKEQEKWEANGDTIAYYTYQLEAYYEGEPCGYYLHLNDGKYKLSTDADNFIIKDNEDGSVQLIKSYDATNAVVVDGWKQVEQTISYFENKEIKDALLTQEMAANYVKTYLNLESPEVSLDPKSTYVTFKAEEGDYITMKDDRDAVLVSDQPLTFRVFATDTEREVPNFLVSTGWNDNTKERMFLFNPKDSVNYLVAEGDYDKAYQWSEGINKAIFKSARMAESCDTLYTTIKGNATAVATVADQNKNVQGGLNYFKYQIIEDPENEGYYMIRQNGYFLTSTNGRMGFTKKQGARSLAVRVEVDNVESPTANESINAANNVVVAGVNGAIVVKGAEGKNVIVSTILGKVVANEVVSSDNAQIAAPAGIVVVSVDGESFKVVVK from the coding sequence ATGAACAAAAAAGTACTTACACTTTGTGCAGGCTTCTTGCTTGCTGGTTCCGCATTTACTACAGTTGATGCGGAAACTTTAGCAGATGCCGCTAAGGTTGAAAACGGTTATTTTACTGTTTATGTAAATAACAGTAAAAGTATTAAAGATGACGCAAATATAGGTGGATCTGGAATTTTATTAGGAGATGGAGCTGCCAAACAGGCAAGTGATGAAGAAAAAAAAGATTTAGCCAATATTTGGAAAGTACAAACGGTTACTAGCAATGGAACAACCCTTGGTTATAAGCTAATTAATGCAAAGTCAAATGCTGCTTTATCTGTAAAAGTTGGAGACATAACTTATGATACATTTGAAGGGAATGACGAAGCATTATGGTTTAATGTTGCTAGCCAATTAGGTTACTTTGGTAAAGCAGATAAAGCTTCGGCGGCAGCTTCAACAAATGATGCTAATTCTGTTTGGCGTTATAACTTACAACAAATAAATCCTGAAGATGTTAACGCTGATGATTTGAACGAACTTTACAATTCTATTGGTTTCAATATGATTGTAAATAGTGTAAAAGAGGAAAAGCAAGCAACCATTAAGAACTTATTTGCTACTAGCGGTCGTGTTTTAGCATTAGAAGTTTCAGCGGATGTTAAATCTCCAAATAATGCTACCGATGGCGCAGCTTATCCAGACGGTACATACTTTGTGACAAGTACGCCTACAGGAAAGACTTGGGCTGAAATTTGTAAAATAACTGATGCTACTGAAAAGAATAACGCTCAATATGCTTTCTTGGAAGCATGTACATTCATTGCTGTTAATTCAGTCGAAAATGATATTAACAGTAAAGCTGACCGTGAAGCAGGAGCTGGCTTCCAATTAACAACTGTATTGGGTCGTGATTTACAGAAATATCAAGGTACTGTTGCTGCTAAACAGCCTACAGGTCGCGACATCGCAGTTGCAAACGCTTGCTTCTCTGTCAAGAAAGATGTAAATGACAAATATGCTATTGGTCTTGAAACATTCTGGTTTAACAAAGCTAAGGCTGCAGATATTCAAGATAATGATGCCCAGATCTCTAAACCTGGTTACTGGTTGAATGTGACAGAAAAAGTAGGAGAAGATAACGACGATAAGTATTTGACAACAGAAGGAGCTACAGCCAAATACATCTTCTCAATGAAAGACTTGGCTACTACAAGCGTTTATTCTTGGTTGAAGAATGAAAAGAAGATGTCTGTTTACAATATCCAGTTTGTAAGCGATAACGATGATATCAACGGTAAATATTTGTTCGTTCCGGCTTATGGAAACAAAGCATATGCTAAGGGTGTTAAGTTTACAGATATAAATATGCCCGAGACACAGTTTATTGTAACTGATGTAGATGCAGATAATAATACAGTAACATTCACCAATCGCGCTAATCGTGCAATGAATGAAGCTGTTAAAATTTATGCAGAAGCTGATGGTACTTATACAATTGCTTTGGAAAATAAAAACGGTGAATTTGCTCCGTTGAATGTATTGAATAATGGTGATATTAAAGCCCAGGCTGATGTCAAACTTCATGGTTTACGTGTAAAGATCACTCCGGTAGAAAGTGTTGATTATTATTATGGTGCTTGGAATGTAGATAACGGTGAAGAAGTAACTCTGTTATTTGCTCGTGATAACACGCCGACTTCTAACAAATTGTATGTAAAACATCCGGGATATAATGGCTCAAACTTGGATATTTCTGAAACATTAAAAGTAACAAATGAAGTAGCTGGTACTTTGCAATTTGCATTGAAGAAATCTAACAAACCAGTTGTTAAGACTTATGGTTATACTTATTATTTAGGTGAAACAGATAAGGAACAGGAAAAGTGGGAAGCTAACGGTGATACTATCGCTTATTATACTTATCAGTTAGAAGCTTATTACGAAGGCGAACCTTGCGGTTATTATCTGCATTTGAATGATGGTAAATATAAATTGTCTACTGATGCCGATAACTTCATTATTAAAGATAATGAAGATGGTTCTGTACAGTTGATCAAATCTTATGATGCAACTAATGCTGTAGTAGTTGATGGTTGGAAGCAAGTAGAGCAAACAATTTCATATTTCGAAAATAAAGAAATAAAGGATGCTCTTTTAACTCAGGAAATGGCTGCTAACTATGTGAAAACATATTTGAACTTAGAATCTCCTGAAGTATCGTTGGATCCGAAATCAACTTATGTAACATTCAAGGCTGAAGAAGGTGATTATATCACCATGAAAGATGACCGTGATGCTGTATTGGTATCAGATCAGCCATTGACATTCCGTGTATTTGCTACTGATACAGAACGTGAAGTTCCTAACTTCCTGGTATCAACAGGTTGGAATGACAATACAAAAGAACGCATGTTCTTATTCAATCCGAAAGACTCTGTCAACTATCTTGTAGCAGAAGGTGATTATGACAAGGCTTATCAGTGGAGCGAAGGTATCAACAAAGCTATCTTCAAATCAGCTCGCATGGCTGAATCTTGCGATACACTGTACACAACTATTAAGGGCAACGCTACAGCTGTAGCAACAGTAGCTGACCAGAACAAGAATGTACAGGGTGGTTTGAACTACTTCAAGTATCAGATCATTGAAGATCCGGAAAATGAAGGTTACTACATGATCCGTCAGAATGGTTACTTCTTAACAAGTACAAATGGTCGTATGGGCTTCACTAAAAAACAGGGTGCTCGCAGCTTAGCAGTTCGCGTAGAAGTAGATAATGTTGAATCTCCTACCGCTAACGAATCAATCAACGCTGCTAACAATGTTGTTGTTGCAGGTGTTAACGGTGCTATCGTAGTGAAGGGTGCTGAAGGCAAGAACGTAATCGTAAGCACGATCTTAGGTAAGGTAGTGGCTAACGAAGTAGTTTCTTCAGACAACGCTCAGATCGCTGCTCCGGCTGGTATCGTAGTGGTATCCGTTGATGGCGAAAGCTTCAAGGTTGTCGTTAAATAA
- a CDS encoding MFS transporter, which produces MNQSNSKWTIFPILFGFFVMGFVDVVGISTNYVKHDFGLSDTLANLIPMMVFLWFAIFSIPTGMLMGRIGRRNTVAVSLGITIVAMLLPLFLYDFASVLLAFALLGIGNTILQVSLNPMVASVVSPGKVTSVLTLGQFLKAVSSFLGPLIAGAAASFWGDWKWIFAVYAVTTLLSLTWLLAGVHEEEKKSAQASTFATVCSLFKDRYIVMLFLGILFIVGIDVGLNTTIPKLLMEKTGMSVSEAGLGSSLYFSARTIGSFVGAFLLARIVSDRFMQYSMGIAIVGFILLLVVDSLLWISILVVVVGLTCSNVFSIIFSYALQHLPERDNEISALMIMGVSGGALITPLMGVLSDALGQVAGLSLLLLCLLYLGWISFRLQKRK; this is translated from the coding sequence ATGAATCAATCAAATTCCAAATGGACTATTTTCCCGATCCTATTCGGTTTCTTTGTAATGGGATTTGTGGATGTTGTCGGTATTTCGACGAATTATGTCAAGCATGATTTCGGTTTGTCGGACACGTTGGCCAATCTGATACCGATGATGGTGTTCTTGTGGTTCGCTATCTTTTCCATTCCGACCGGTATGTTGATGGGACGGATTGGTCGGCGGAATACAGTGGCAGTTTCGTTGGGTATCACGATTGTAGCGATGTTGTTACCTTTGTTTCTCTATGATTTTGCCAGTGTATTGCTGGCCTTTGCTTTGTTGGGAATTGGAAATACGATCCTTCAAGTCTCTTTGAATCCGATGGTAGCCAGCGTGGTCTCTCCCGGAAAAGTAACCAGTGTCCTGACGTTGGGGCAGTTTCTGAAAGCGGTCTCTTCTTTTTTAGGTCCGCTGATTGCAGGGGCGGCAGCATCTTTCTGGGGTGATTGGAAATGGATCTTTGCTGTTTATGCTGTGACAACCTTACTTTCTCTTACCTGGCTGCTGGCCGGTGTCCATGAAGAAGAGAAGAAGTCGGCACAAGCCTCAACCTTTGCTACGGTCTGCTCGTTATTCAAGGACCGATATATCGTGATGTTATTCTTGGGTATTCTCTTTATTGTCGGGATTGATGTAGGCTTGAATACGACGATCCCCAAGTTACTGATGGAGAAAACCGGTATGTCGGTGAGCGAAGCCGGCTTGGGTAGTAGCCTTTATTTCTCGGCTCGAACCATCGGCTCGTTTGTAGGAGCCTTTTTATTGGCAAGGATAGTGTCTGATCGTTTTATGCAATACAGTATGGGAATCGCCATTGTCGGGTTCATCTTGTTATTGGTTGTCGATAGCCTGTTATGGATTTCCATTCTGGTTGTGGTAGTAGGATTAACTTGTTCCAATGTATTCTCGATTATCTTTTCGTATGCCTTGCAACATCTGCCGGAACGCGACAATGAGATTTCGGCATTGATGATCATGGGTGTTTCAGGAGGAGCCTTGATTACTCCGTTGATGGGTGTATTGTCAGATGCCTTGGGACAAGTGGCAGGTTTGTCTTTATTACTCTTATGTTTGTTGTACTTAGGGTGGATCTCTTTCCGCTTGCAGAAAAGGAAATAG
- a CDS encoding GH92 family glycosyl hydrolase yields MKTIYSICIIFLAFLQACTSTSTGKEEPESLTQYVEPRIGTAHCRWFHFTPGAMPFGMAKPGPSTNGHLGNASGWEATGYDYRENSIEGFPCLHEFQIGGIVLMPTTGKLITVPGLPTDSIKTGYRSHFDRANEVATAGYYSVLLDDYQIQAEVTATSRVAYQRFHFPKGAENHLLFDIGNRQGESGAVADAYVSYAEDGRIEGRVITLPEYVKKYQPGAQVPLYFSAVVDKQPASFGAFQGERQEPGVREMKGVGVGIYLTYDFPEASSVTAKIGLSYTSVENARLNLGTEAKDLSFDEAKDLSHQAWEDYLGRIRVETTKKEDKVKFYTGLYHALLGRGLASDVNGAYPKNDGSVGQLEMKDGKPVHNIYNTDAIWGGQWNLSQLWIMAYPEYVSDYVSSHLQAYQDAGWLADGLANNRYVSGVGTNLLPAIISAAYECGIRDFDTKLAYEACLKNELDGENRPFGAGKVNTKEFVQYGYVPHADEGEGYQETFMFSASHTLEYSYTAWAVAQWAKQLGDTAHYNQLMSLSKGWERLYDPSTNFIRPKKRDGKFIDNFNPMQVWRGFQEGNAWQYTFYVPHDVKGLVGKVGADVFNARLDSIFTVSQKMIFSGGKEVGAFAGLQTLYNQGNQPCLHISWLFNEAGRPSLTQKWVRAILNEFYGTDGIHGYGYGQDEDQGQLGAWYVISSMGLFDVKGLTDSQPSFGLGAPLFDKITIQLNPKYYPGKEFVIQVKGNTPENGYVQQYRLNGETLHEPHLPFASFAEGGVLEMEMGSQPKDLY; encoded by the coding sequence ATGAAGACTATTTATTCAATATGTATCATCTTTTTGGCGTTTCTACAAGCCTGTACTTCCACTTCTACTGGTAAGGAAGAACCGGAATCGCTGACACAATATGTAGAACCGCGCATTGGAACAGCCCATTGCCGGTGGTTCCATTTTACACCGGGAGCGATGCCTTTCGGTATGGCAAAACCGGGTCCTTCAACGAACGGACACTTAGGAAATGCTTCGGGTTGGGAAGCTACGGGGTATGATTATCGGGAGAACTCAATTGAAGGTTTTCCTTGTCTGCATGAATTCCAGATCGGAGGAATTGTCCTGATGCCTACGACCGGAAAACTGATAACTGTACCTGGCTTGCCTACTGATAGTATCAAAACCGGATATCGCTCTCATTTCGACCGGGCGAATGAAGTGGCTACGGCAGGTTATTATTCGGTATTGTTGGACGATTATCAGATCCAGGCAGAAGTAACTGCTACATCGCGTGTGGCTTACCAGCGTTTTCATTTCCCGAAAGGTGCCGAGAATCATCTTCTGTTTGATATCGGGAACCGGCAGGGCGAAAGTGGAGCTGTGGCAGATGCCTATGTCTCTTATGCTGAAGACGGCCGTATTGAAGGCAGGGTAATAACTTTACCGGAATATGTCAAGAAGTATCAGCCCGGAGCTCAGGTGCCGTTGTATTTCTCGGCAGTAGTGGATAAACAGCCTGCCTCGTTTGGTGCTTTCCAAGGAGAGAGACAAGAACCTGGTGTTCGGGAAATGAAAGGTGTGGGTGTCGGTATCTATTTGACGTATGATTTTCCGGAAGCTTCTTCTGTAACTGCTAAAATCGGTCTTTCTTATACGTCGGTTGAGAATGCTCGTCTGAATTTGGGAACCGAGGCAAAAGACCTTTCGTTTGATGAAGCAAAAGACCTTTCGCACCAGGCTTGGGAAGATTATTTAGGACGTATCCGGGTGGAGACTACGAAGAAAGAGGACAAAGTAAAATTCTATACAGGTTTGTACCATGCGTTGTTAGGTCGCGGTTTGGCGAGTGATGTCAATGGTGCTTATCCGAAGAATGATGGTTCTGTCGGACAATTGGAGATGAAAGACGGAAAGCCTGTGCATAATATTTATAATACAGATGCTATTTGGGGTGGACAGTGGAATCTTTCTCAGCTATGGATCATGGCTTATCCGGAATATGTGTCTGATTATGTCAGCAGCCATTTGCAGGCTTATCAGGACGCTGGTTGGTTGGCTGACGGACTGGCTAATAACCGGTACGTTTCGGGGGTGGGAACAAATCTGTTGCCCGCAATTATTTCTGCTGCGTATGAATGCGGTATCCGGGACTTTGATACAAAGCTGGCTTATGAAGCTTGCCTGAAGAATGAACTGGATGGTGAGAACCGTCCTTTCGGAGCAGGTAAGGTCAATACGAAGGAATTTGTTCAGTATGGTTATGTGCCGCATGCTGATGAAGGAGAAGGATATCAGGAAACTTTCATGTTCTCGGCTTCTCATACATTAGAGTATTCTTATACCGCCTGGGCGGTAGCTCAATGGGCTAAACAATTAGGCGATACGGCTCATTACAATCAGTTGATGTCTCTGTCTAAAGGCTGGGAGCGGCTGTATGATCCTTCAACCAACTTCATTCGTCCGAAGAAGAGAGACGGAAAGTTTATCGACAACTTCAATCCGATGCAGGTATGGCGCGGATTTCAGGAAGGTAATGCCTGGCAATATACATTCTATGTGCCGCACGATGTAAAAGGACTGGTTGGAAAAGTTGGTGCTGATGTGTTCAATGCCCGTCTCGACAGTATCTTTACGGTTTCCCAGAAGATGATTTTCAGTGGAGGAAAGGAAGTCGGCGCTTTTGCCGGTTTGCAGACATTGTATAACCAGGGAAACCAGCCTTGCCTTCATATTTCATGGCTGTTCAATGAAGCCGGTCGTCCTTCGCTTACGCAGAAATGGGTACGGGCAATCTTGAATGAGTTCTATGGGACAGACGGTATTCATGGCTATGGATACGGACAAGATGAAGATCAGGGACAATTAGGTGCCTGGTATGTTATCTCGTCGATGGGCTTGTTTGATGTCAAGGGATTGACGGATTCACAACCATCATTCGGTTTAGGTGCTCCTCTATTTGATAAGATTACGATTCAATTGAATCCGAAATATTATCCCGGAAAAGAATTTGTTATCCAGGTCAAAGGAAATACGCCGGAGAATGGCTATGTCCAGCAATACCGGTTGAACGGGGAAACGTTGCATGAACCTCATTTGCCTTTTGCCTCATTCGCGGAAGGTGGCGTTTTGGAGATGGAAATGGGTAGTCAACCCAAAGATTTGTATTAA
- a CDS encoding ROK family protein, with product MKKENRIVMTLDAGGTNLVFSAICDNEEIVTPIRLRSEVNDLDVCLQTLLQGFKQVKEALKEEPVAISFAFPGPADYEAGIIGDLPNFPCFRGGVALGPFLQEHFGIPVFINNDGSLFAYGEALAGVLPDINRKLKDAGSCKQYHNLLGITLGTGFGAGVVINGELLIGDNGTGGDVWCCRNKKYPDYIVEESVSIRAVKRVYAEKSGDMAALTPKDIFDIAEGIRPGNHQAAIAAFEELGEIAGDTIASAITLVDGLIVIGGGLSGASKYILPALMRELSGTTGMMNGNRFARLQMKPFNLEDPDELQEFLKGLVKQVQIPGTNRWVDYDPYKRIGVAISKQGASRSIALGAYQYALAKLNL from the coding sequence ATGAAGAAAGAGAATCGTATCGTGATGACATTGGATGCCGGAGGAACCAATCTGGTATTTTCCGCTATCTGTGATAATGAAGAGATCGTGACTCCGATCCGCTTGCGGTCAGAGGTGAATGATCTGGACGTGTGTCTGCAAACCTTGTTGCAAGGCTTCAAACAGGTCAAAGAGGCCTTGAAGGAAGAGCCTGTTGCTATCAGTTTTGCCTTTCCCGGACCAGCCGATTATGAAGCAGGAATTATTGGTGATTTACCTAACTTCCCCTGTTTCCGGGGCGGAGTAGCTTTAGGTCCGTTCTTGCAGGAACATTTCGGGATTCCTGTATTCATCAACAATGATGGTAGCCTGTTCGCTTATGGAGAAGCCCTGGCCGGTGTGCTGCCGGATATTAACCGTAAACTGAAGGATGCGGGCAGTTGTAAGCAATATCATAATCTGTTGGGCATTACATTAGGTACCGGATTCGGGGCTGGTGTGGTGATTAATGGTGAGTTGTTGATAGGAGATAATGGTACCGGTGGTGATGTCTGGTGCTGTCGTAACAAGAAATATCCGGATTATATTGTGGAGGAAAGTGTGAGTATCCGGGCCGTAAAACGTGTTTATGCAGAGAAATCGGGTGATATGGCAGCTTTAACTCCCAAAGATATATTCGATATCGCTGAAGGAATTCGTCCGGGTAACCACCAGGCAGCGATAGCCGCCTTTGAAGAACTGGGCGAAATAGCCGGTGATACGATAGCCTCTGCTATCACATTGGTTGACGGGCTTATTGTGATTGGCGGTGGTTTGTCTGGCGCTTCGAAGTATATTCTTCCGGCATTGATGCGGGAATTGTCGGGTACGACCGGCATGATGAATGGTAATCGGTTTGCCCGTTTGCAGATGAAGCCTTTTAATTTGGAGGATCCGGATGAATTACAGGAATTCCTGAAAGGGCTGGTTAAGCAAGTTCAAATACCGGGAACAAACCGCTGGGTAGATTATGATCCTTATAAACGTATTGGCGTTGCGATCTCTAAGCAGGGAGCGAGCCGTTCGATTGCTTTGGGAGCTTATCAGTATGCTCTGGCAAAATTAAATCTTTAG
- a CDS encoding class I mannose-6-phosphate isomerase — translation MRKSNYDKQPATRIAGHLWKGWQAVRDEITRRCASLAGKKSVVVVVECYQGVHHEELTRELSALNPSLWVDTQSVFKSVQEIEAMTYPYVTDDRLFGYRAHFAYADFLDASKVADARQQISRATGLVLVYGHGAAVVAPESDVLVYVDMARWEIQLRFRRHEINGLGVENKAEGASYHYKRGYFVDWIVCDTLKKQLLPKVDYWLDTHIPELPKMITGETMLAGLVKTAHQPFRVVPFFDPAPWGGQWMKRVCGLDPEPANYGWCFDCVPEENSLYLNVEGELFEMPSNNVVFYQTRALLGGPVESRFGQDFPIRFDFLDTIGGGNLSLQVHPTTQYIRDTFGIYYTQDESYYLLDAEEGATVFLGLKTGVNPEEMIGALQESQNTGKPFEAEKYVNRWPAKKHDHFLIPNGTIHCSGAGAMVLEISATPSIFTFKLWDWGRLGLDGLPRPINIGHGSHVIQWERQTEFTRDNLVNQIKPVAEGDGWREERTGLHENEFIETRRHWFTKPVTHHTDGGVNVLNVIEGDELIVESPTKSFEPFVVHYAETFIVPASVGEYTICPYGTSEGKECGTIKAYVRFRQ, via the coding sequence ATGCGAAAGAGTAATTATGACAAGCAGCCGGCTACCCGTATAGCCGGTCATTTGTGGAAAGGATGGCAGGCTGTGCGGGATGAGATAACCCGCCGTTGCGCGTCGTTGGCAGGCAAGAAGTCGGTCGTCGTTGTCGTGGAATGCTATCAGGGTGTCCATCATGAGGAGCTGACACGTGAACTGTCTGCATTGAATCCTTCATTATGGGTGGATACACAGTCTGTGTTCAAATCCGTACAGGAGATAGAGGCGATGACTTATCCTTATGTAACAGACGACCGTCTGTTCGGGTATCGGGCACATTTTGCCTATGCTGATTTTCTGGATGCTTCTAAAGTAGCGGATGCTCGTCAGCAAATCAGCAGGGCAACAGGCTTGGTATTGGTTTATGGCCATGGAGCGGCTGTTGTAGCACCCGAATCAGATGTTTTGGTATATGTGGATATGGCCCGTTGGGAAATACAGCTTCGTTTCCGCCGTCACGAAATCAATGGTCTGGGTGTAGAGAATAAGGCCGAAGGCGCTTCTTATCATTATAAGAGAGGTTATTTTGTAGATTGGATTGTTTGCGATACCTTGAAGAAGCAATTGCTGCCGAAGGTGGATTATTGGTTGGATACACACATACCGGAGCTGCCTAAAATGATTACAGGAGAAACGATGCTGGCAGGCTTGGTTAAAACGGCTCATCAGCCATTCCGTGTAGTTCCGTTCTTTGATCCGGCTCCGTGGGGCGGACAATGGATGAAACGGGTTTGCGGATTAGATCCGGAACCGGCTAATTATGGCTGGTGTTTCGACTGCGTACCCGAAGAAAACAGTCTGTATCTGAATGTAGAAGGAGAATTATTTGAGATGCCTTCCAATAATGTGGTCTTCTATCAGACCCGCGCTTTATTGGGAGGTCCGGTTGAATCCCGCTTCGGACAGGATTTCCCGATCCGGTTTGACTTCCTGGATACAATTGGTGGTGGAAACCTGAGTCTGCAGGTTCATCCTACAACACAATACATCCGTGATACATTCGGAATTTATTATACACAGGATGAAAGTTACTACCTGTTGGATGCCGAAGAAGGAGCCACGGTATTTTTAGGATTAAAGACTGGTGTTAATCCGGAGGAAATGATCGGAGCCCTGCAGGAATCGCAGAATACCGGAAAACCTTTTGAGGCAGAAAAGTATGTGAACCGCTGGCCGGCCAAGAAACACGATCATTTTCTGATTCCGAATGGAACGATCCATTGTTCCGGAGCCGGAGCCATGGTCTTGGAGATTAGTGCTACGCCAAGTATATTTACCTTCAAGCTGTGGGATTGGGGACGTCTCGGACTGGACGGTCTGCCTCGTCCGATTAATATTGGGCATGGTTCACATGTTATCCAATGGGAACGTCAGACTGAATTTACCCGTGATAATCTGGTGAACCAGATTAAACCGGTTGCCGAAGGAGACGGCTGGCGGGAAGAACGGACAGGATTGCACGAAAATGAATTCATCGAAACCCGTCGCCACTGGTTTACCAAGCCTGTTACTCATCATACGGATGGAGGTGTCAATGTACTCAATGTAATCGAAGGCGATGAGCTGATTGTGGAAAGTCCGACGAAATCCTTTGAGCCGTTTGTTGTTCACTATGCAGAAACCTTTATCGTTCCGGCATCGGTAGGAGAATATACGATCTGCCCGTATGGAACTTCCGAAGGGAAGGAATGTGGAACTATCAAAGCGTATGTACGTTTCAGACAATAA
- a CDS encoding AraC family transcriptional regulator, producing MIKIKEGFKGERFAYLPDDILKAYSRNPLIQNLYIRKMGFFPHVKYHYVQKENGCDYGMLIYCTGGKGWYKIEGKNYEIKENQYIIIPQNIPYSFGADDADPWTIYWVHFKGLLMEQFIPKSHAPKNILPGDYSRVQDRLDLFEEIYNNFSMGYTLENMIYSSMCLYQFLASFIYLDQYRSVNLPTQHEHLLLSSRAVHYMQENIHQNLSLEQIAGYFKYSTSHFCTLFQKETGVSPINYFIRLKMQKACQYLEMTNRKINEVAALLGFEEPAYFTKMFTKMIGITPSQYRKRESSVHQKGASNSEREYN from the coding sequence ATGATAAAAATTAAAGAAGGTTTTAAGGGAGAACGGTTTGCTTATCTGCCTGATGACATTCTGAAAGCTTATAGCAGAAATCCTCTTATCCAGAATTTATATATCCGGAAAATGGGATTTTTCCCCCATGTAAAATATCATTATGTACAGAAAGAGAATGGATGTGATTATGGTATGCTTATCTATTGTACCGGAGGTAAAGGCTGGTATAAAATAGAAGGGAAGAATTATGAAATCAAAGAAAACCAATATATCATCATTCCGCAGAATATTCCATATTCATTTGGTGCCGACGATGCCGACCCGTGGACCATTTACTGGGTTCATTTTAAAGGACTGCTGATGGAACAGTTCATCCCGAAAAGTCATGCTCCTAAAAACATTCTTCCCGGCGATTATTCACGTGTGCAAGACCGGCTGGATTTGTTTGAGGAAATTTATAATAACTTTTCCATGGGATACACACTGGAAAATATGATTTATTCGTCTATGTGCCTGTACCAGTTCTTGGCGTCCTTTATCTATTTAGACCAATACCGGTCTGTCAACCTGCCGACGCAGCATGAGCATCTTTTATTATCGTCCAGGGCTGTACACTACATGCAGGAGAATATTCATCAGAACCTGTCACTCGAGCAAATTGCCGGTTATTTCAAATATTCAACTTCTCATTTCTGCACCCTATTCCAAAAGGAGACAGGCGTTTCACCCATTAATTATTTCATTCGCCTGAAGATGCAGAAAGCCTGTCAATATCTGGAAATGACCAATCGGAAGATCAACGAAGTAGCCGCACTCTTAGGGTTTGAAGAACCGGCCTATTTCACGAAAATGTTCACTAAAATGATCGGTATTACACCTTCTCAATACAGGAAACGCGAATCTTCTGTCCACCAAAAGGGAGCCAGTAATTCCGAAAGGGAATACAACTGA